One genomic segment of Nonomuraea coxensis DSM 45129 includes these proteins:
- the ispG gene encoding flavodoxin-dependent (E)-4-hydroxy-3-methylbut-2-enyl-diphosphate synthase, with product MSSVALGIPTVRPKPLAERRHSRQIMVGNVPVGGDAPVSVQSMTTTVTADVNSTLQQIAELTASGCQIVRVAVPSQDDAEALPLIAKKSQIPVIADIHFQPKYVFAAIEAGCAAVRVNPGNIKKFDDKVGEIARAAADHGVPIRIGVNAGSLDPRLLEKYGKATPEALVESALWECSLFEEHGFRDIKISVKHNDPVVMINAYRLLAARCDYPLHLGVTEAGPAFQGTIKSAVAFGALLAEGIGDTIRVSLSAPPVEEVKVGTQILESLGLRERGLEIVSCPSCGRAQVDVYTLAEQVQAGLEGLKVPLRVAVMGCVVNGPGEAREADLGVASGNGKGQIFVKGEVIKTVPESQIVETLIEEALRLAEEMGVEVDLDDDSPATSGPVVTVG from the coding sequence ATGTCTTCCGTAGCTCTCGGCATCCCGACGGTCCGTCCCAAGCCGCTCGCCGAACGCCGCCACTCACGCCAGATCATGGTGGGCAACGTGCCCGTGGGCGGCGACGCGCCGGTCTCGGTGCAGTCGATGACGACCACGGTGACCGCCGACGTCAACTCCACGCTGCAGCAGATCGCCGAGCTGACCGCGTCCGGCTGCCAGATCGTGCGCGTGGCGGTGCCGTCCCAGGACGACGCCGAAGCGCTGCCTCTCATCGCGAAGAAGTCGCAGATCCCCGTGATCGCCGACATCCACTTCCAGCCGAAGTACGTCTTCGCCGCCATCGAGGCGGGCTGCGCCGCCGTCCGGGTCAACCCGGGCAACATCAAGAAGTTCGACGACAAGGTGGGCGAGATCGCCAGGGCCGCCGCCGACCACGGCGTGCCCATCCGCATCGGCGTCAACGCCGGCTCCCTCGACCCCCGCCTGCTGGAGAAGTACGGCAAGGCCACTCCCGAGGCGCTGGTCGAGTCCGCCCTGTGGGAGTGCTCGCTGTTCGAGGAGCACGGCTTCCGCGACATCAAGATCTCGGTCAAGCACAACGACCCCGTCGTCATGATCAACGCCTACCGCCTGCTCGCCGCCAGGTGCGACTACCCGCTGCACTTGGGCGTGACCGAGGCGGGCCCGGCCTTCCAGGGCACGATCAAGTCCGCGGTCGCCTTCGGCGCCCTGCTCGCCGAGGGCATCGGCGACACCATCCGCGTCTCGCTGTCCGCCCCTCCCGTCGAGGAGGTCAAGGTCGGCACCCAGATCCTGGAGTCGCTGGGCCTGCGCGAGCGCGGCCTCGAGATTGTCTCCTGCCCGTCCTGCGGACGCGCCCAGGTCGACGTCTACACCCTGGCCGAGCAGGTGCAGGCCGGCCTTGAGGGCCTGAAGGTGCCGCTGCGGGTGGCCGTGATGGGCTGCGTCGTCAACGGCCCCGGCGAGGCCCGCGAGGCCGACCTCGGGGTCGCCTCGGGCAACGGCAAGGGCCAGATCTTCGTCAAGGGCGAGGTCATCAAGACCGTCCCCGAGTCCCAGATCGTGGAGACGCTGATCGAGGAGGCACTGCGCCTGGCCGAGGAGATGGGCGTGGAAGTCGACCTCGACGACGACTCCCCCGCCACCTCGGGCCCGGTCGTCACGGTCGGCTGA
- the dxr gene encoding 1-deoxy-D-xylulose-5-phosphate reductoisomerase produces the protein MHAETHRPPARSVVLLGSTGSIGTQTLDVIAAAQGRFEVVALAAGGAKVGLLARQAAEFGVEAVAVADPAAVPALKEALDAHGVRPKVLAGPEGVAEAAAWRCDTVLNGITGALGLTSTLVALEAGRTLALANKESLIIGGPLVKRLAAPGQILPVDSEHSALQQCLWAAGPGAYDPASVRRLVVTASGGPFRGRRREELTEVTPEMALAHPTWSMGPVITVNSATLVNKGLEVIEAHLLFDLGFDRIEVVVHPQSIIHSMVEYVDGSTMAQASPPDMRLPIALALGHPHRVPGAARGVDWTEAHTWTFEPLDDVAFPSVALARHVGSEGGTAPAVYNAANEVCVEAFLGGRLPFLAIVDTVARVVEEHQVTAAESVEEVLAADAWARARAAELTAGQSR, from the coding sequence GTGCACGCAGAGACCCACCGTCCCCCCGCAAGGTCCGTCGTCCTGCTCGGCTCCACCGGCTCCATAGGCACGCAGACCCTCGACGTCATAGCCGCCGCCCAAGGCCGCTTCGAGGTCGTGGCGCTGGCCGCCGGCGGCGCCAAGGTCGGCCTGCTCGCCCGGCAGGCGGCCGAGTTCGGCGTCGAGGCGGTGGCGGTGGCCGACCCCGCGGCGGTGCCCGCGCTCAAGGAGGCGCTGGACGCGCACGGCGTCCGGCCCAAGGTGCTGGCCGGCCCCGAGGGGGTCGCCGAGGCGGCCGCCTGGCGCTGCGACACCGTGCTCAACGGCATCACCGGCGCGCTCGGGCTCACCTCCACGCTGGTCGCGCTGGAGGCGGGCCGCACCCTCGCCCTCGCCAACAAGGAGTCCCTGATCATCGGCGGCCCGCTGGTCAAGCGGCTGGCCGCGCCCGGCCAGATCCTGCCCGTCGACTCCGAGCACTCGGCGCTCCAGCAGTGCCTGTGGGCGGCGGGGCCCGGCGCGTACGACCCGGCGAGCGTCCGGCGTCTCGTCGTCACCGCGAGCGGCGGGCCGTTCCGCGGGCGGCGGCGCGAGGAGCTGACCGAGGTCACGCCCGAGATGGCGCTGGCCCACCCCACCTGGTCGATGGGCCCGGTCATCACCGTCAACTCCGCCACCCTGGTCAACAAGGGGCTGGAGGTCATCGAGGCGCACCTGCTGTTCGACCTGGGCTTCGACCGCATCGAGGTGGTGGTCCACCCCCAGTCGATCATCCACTCCATGGTCGAGTACGTCGACGGCTCCACCATGGCCCAGGCCAGCCCGCCCGACATGCGCCTGCCGATCGCGCTCGCGCTCGGCCATCCGCACCGCGTCCCCGGCGCCGCCCGCGGCGTCGACTGGACCGAGGCCCACACCTGGACCTTCGAGCCCCTCGACGACGTGGCGTTCCCGTCGGTCGCCCTGGCCAGGCACGTCGGCTCCGAGGGCGGCACCGCGCCCGCCGTCTACAACGCCGCCAACGAGGTGTGCGTGGAGGCGTTCCTGGGGGGCAGGCTGCCGTTCCTGGCGATCGTCGACACGGTCGCCAGGGTGGTCGAGGAGCACCAGGTCACCGCGGCCGAGTCCGTCGAGGAGGTGCTCGCGGCCGACGCCTGGGCCCGCGCCCGTGCGGCCGAGCTCACGGCGGGGCAGTCCCGCTAG
- a CDS encoding trypsin-like serine peptidase, translating into MRRRLALLSTLALASGSVAALLPATTAQAQVQAQVRPRPAQHAAADSAAERRQVVRYWTATRMEAAEPLTPPTPAKGAKLSAADVTAASAGAQPTAGPSAGGPSTVAPSRAASSLQAARSGGAPWTGGGAVVRTTGRIFFTTQGRNASCSGSAVTSANKSVVITAGHCVKLNGAFHTNWVFVPGYDKGARPFGTWAATKLLTTPQWNASEDVDHDMAAAVVAPLDGRSLVDVVGGQGVAFNQPRRRQMYAFGYPAVAPYDGSKLVHCSGRAFDDHLLSDDLGLTCDQTGGASGGPWMLNFDESTGLGTLNSVNSFKYGFAPNWMFGPYFGNEAQAVYQWAQTTGVL; encoded by the coding sequence ATGCGTCGCAGGCTCGCTCTGCTCTCCACCCTCGCCCTCGCCTCGGGAAGCGTCGCCGCGCTGCTGCCCGCGACCACGGCCCAGGCCCAGGTCCAGGCTCAGGTCCGGCCGAGGCCCGCCCAGCACGCGGCAGCGGACTCGGCCGCCGAGCGCCGGCAGGTCGTGCGCTACTGGACGGCGACGAGGATGGAGGCCGCCGAGCCGCTGACCCCGCCCACCCCGGCCAAGGGCGCCAAACTGTCGGCCGCCGACGTGACCGCCGCGTCCGCAGGGGCCCAGCCCACGGCGGGCCCGTCCGCAGGGGGCCCGTCCACTGTGGCGCCTTCCCGGGCGGCCTCGTCGCTCCAGGCCGCGCGGAGCGGGGGCGCTCCCTGGACGGGCGGGGGCGCGGTGGTGAGGACCACCGGCCGGATCTTCTTCACCACGCAGGGCCGCAACGCCTCCTGCTCCGGCTCGGCGGTGACCAGCGCGAACAAGAGCGTGGTGATCACCGCGGGCCACTGCGTCAAGCTGAACGGCGCCTTCCACACCAACTGGGTCTTCGTCCCCGGCTACGACAAGGGCGCGCGCCCGTTCGGCACCTGGGCCGCCACCAAGCTGCTGACCACCCCGCAGTGGAACGCGAGCGAGGACGTCGATCACGACATGGCCGCCGCCGTGGTCGCCCCGCTGGACGGCAGGAGCCTGGTGGACGTCGTGGGCGGCCAGGGCGTGGCCTTCAACCAGCCGCGCCGCCGGCAGATGTACGCCTTCGGCTATCCGGCAGTGGCCCCGTACGACGGTTCGAAGCTGGTCCACTGCAGCGGCCGCGCCTTCGATGACCATCTGCTCTCCGACGACCTCGGCCTGACCTGCGACCAGACCGGCGGCGCGAGCGGCGGCCCCTGGATGCTGAACTTCGACGAGTCGACGGGGCTCGGCACTCTCAACTCGGTGAACAGCTTCAAATACGGCTTCGCCCCCAACTGGATGTTCGGCCCCTATTTCGGGAACGAGGCCCAAGCCGTCTACCAATGGGCGCAAACCACCGGCGTACTCTGA
- a CDS encoding trypsin-like serine peptidase: protein MTLSTPLLAAAPLVAGLMGPALIGAAPGPRQADPVPASHPARQPAAGPAAGRPAATPATSATEPVVEHVAAHTAAEQRRVLDYWTPRRMAGALPIDLLDLVTGGDGLLGGLTGQAPGRPRQAAALTLPAPAASKLPMPRRQAAAAPAAPAASTIGARWGAGGAVSRTTGRVFMTLNGADFVCSASTVKSANQDVVVTAGHCVKDGAGEWAQNWTFVPGYGSRGEQPYGRYAARRMFVTGPWARKADDDYDIGMVALAPSGGRHAAEAVGAQEIAFNVPRGGQAYGFGYPADPPYRGDHLVYCAGRLRDDPYKQTRDQGLGCAMTAGSSGGPWLTGFDPATGRGRITSLSSFKYTDDARTMYGPYFGAAAKALYDTAQRS from the coding sequence ATGACTCTGAGCACCCCCCTGCTTGCGGCGGCTCCGCTGGTGGCGGGGCTGATGGGCCCCGCACTCATCGGCGCGGCCCCTGGCCCGCGGCAGGCAGACCCCGTCCCGGCGTCCCATCCGGCCCGGCAACCGGCCGCCGGTCCGGCAGCCGGGCGGCCGGCCGCAACGCCCGCCACGTCCGCCACCGAACCCGTGGTCGAGCACGTGGCCGCGCACACCGCGGCCGAGCAGCGGCGCGTGCTCGACTACTGGACGCCGCGGCGCATGGCGGGGGCCCTGCCCATCGACCTGCTCGACCTGGTGACCGGCGGCGACGGCCTGCTGGGTGGGCTGACCGGCCAGGCTCCGGGGAGGCCCAGGCAAGCGGCGGCGCTGACCCTGCCCGCGCCCGCCGCCTCCAAGCTGCCCATGCCGCGCCGGCAGGCGGCGGCGGCGCCGGCGGCGCCCGCGGCCAGCACGATCGGCGCCCGCTGGGGCGCGGGCGGCGCGGTCTCCAGGACCACCGGGCGGGTGTTCATGACCCTGAACGGCGCCGACTTCGTCTGCTCGGCCAGCACCGTGAAGAGCGCCAACCAGGACGTCGTGGTCACCGCCGGCCACTGCGTCAAGGACGGCGCCGGCGAATGGGCCCAGAACTGGACGTTCGTCCCGGGCTACGGCAGCCGCGGCGAGCAGCCGTACGGCCGCTACGCCGCCCGCCGCATGTTCGTCACCGGCCCGTGGGCGCGCAAGGCCGACGACGACTACGACATCGGCATGGTCGCCCTCGCCCCCTCGGGCGGGAGGCACGCGGCCGAGGCGGTGGGCGCCCAGGAGATCGCCTTCAACGTGCCGCGCGGCGGCCAGGCGTACGGCTTCGGCTATCCGGCGGACCCTCCCTACCGGGGCGACCACCTGGTCTACTGCGCGGGGCGGCTGCGCGACGACCCGTACAAGCAGACCCGTGACCAGGGGCTCGGCTGCGCCATGACGGCCGGCTCCAGCGGCGGCCCCTGGCTGACCGGCTTCGACCCGGCCACCGGCCGCGGCCGGATCACCTCGCTGAGCAGCTTCAAGTACACCGACGACGCGCGCACGATGTACGGCCCGTACTTCGGGGCCGCCGCCAAGGCCCTCTACGACACCGCCCAGCGCTCCTGA
- a CDS encoding alpha/beta hydrolase, which produces MKRVVGVVAGMAALVALVANGEQPAMAGNAAGSSAVGAAHAAAPAAPVVWGTCPRVTGKAVNAALECATVEVPLDYSRPSGQSIKVAINRIRAKTPRNADRLGTLLINPGGPGASGRALTEYVASGLPAGVSERYDVVGFDPRGVGASEPALSCVDPEVFYRAPRQDAVPHSVADEQRLLARAATYAGRCGERWSWLLPHLSTENAARDMDRIRAALGEERISYLGFSYGTYLGAVYATLFPKRVKRLVLDSIVDPTAVWYRSNLTQDHSFERRHHQFLTWIAGHHDVYKLGRTFRQTQFAYYAMRDRLRTRPAGGVMGPSELDDAFIITGYSDRVWPQFAQAWSDYVRQGETKGLLDLYEKHGKNDASDENGYAVYLGVQCRDARWPREWSTWRGDMYAAHRTAPFLTWPNTWFNAPCAFWPVPGGPPVEVRGSAKLPPVLMLQARDDAATPYAGALRMRRLFPTARLVMDKGGNHGVSLAGNQCVDRHLAAYLLDGTLPRRDAVCEALPQPSPAERMAARRVPAAAGPGVGELLGVLGLLRLPHLN; this is translated from the coding sequence GTGAAGCGGGTAGTTGGGGTGGTCGCCGGGATGGCGGCGCTGGTCGCGCTGGTCGCGAACGGGGAGCAGCCGGCGATGGCGGGCAACGCCGCCGGGAGCTCCGCCGTGGGGGCGGCGCACGCGGCGGCGCCCGCCGCGCCGGTGGTCTGGGGCACGTGCCCCCGGGTGACGGGCAAGGCGGTCAACGCCGCGCTCGAATGCGCCACCGTCGAGGTGCCGCTCGACTACAGCCGGCCCTCGGGCCAGTCGATCAAGGTGGCGATCAACCGGATCAGGGCCAAGACGCCGCGGAACGCCGACCGGCTGGGCACGCTGCTGATCAACCCGGGCGGACCGGGGGCGTCCGGGCGGGCGTTGACCGAGTACGTCGCCTCCGGGCTGCCGGCCGGCGTGAGCGAGCGCTACGACGTCGTCGGCTTCGACCCGCGCGGCGTCGGCGCGAGCGAGCCGGCGCTGAGCTGCGTGGACCCGGAGGTCTTCTACCGGGCGCCGCGCCAGGACGCCGTGCCGCACAGCGTCGCCGACGAGCAGCGGCTGCTGGCGCGGGCCGCCACGTACGCCGGCCGCTGCGGCGAGCGCTGGTCCTGGCTGCTGCCGCACCTCAGCACCGAGAACGCGGCCAGGGACATGGACCGGATCCGCGCCGCCCTCGGCGAGGAGAGGATCAGCTACCTGGGCTTCTCGTACGGCACCTACCTCGGCGCCGTCTACGCCACGCTGTTCCCCAAGCGGGTCAAGCGGCTGGTCCTGGACAGCATCGTGGACCCGACCGCGGTGTGGTACCGCTCGAACCTCACCCAGGACCACTCCTTCGAGCGCCGCCACCACCAGTTCCTCACCTGGATCGCCGGGCACCACGACGTCTACAAGCTGGGCCGCACCTTCAGGCAGACGCAGTTCGCCTACTACGCGATGCGCGACCGGCTGCGCACCAGGCCCGCGGGCGGCGTCATGGGGCCGAGCGAGCTGGACGACGCCTTCATCATCACGGGCTACAGCGACCGGGTCTGGCCGCAGTTCGCGCAGGCGTGGTCCGACTACGTCCGGCAGGGCGAGACGAAGGGGCTGCTCGACCTCTACGAGAAGCACGGCAAGAACGACGCCTCCGACGAGAACGGCTACGCCGTCTACCTCGGCGTCCAGTGCCGCGACGCCCGCTGGCCGCGCGAGTGGTCCACGTGGCGGGGGGACATGTACGCGGCGCACCGCACCGCGCCCTTCCTGACCTGGCCGAACACCTGGTTCAACGCCCCGTGCGCCTTCTGGCCGGTGCCCGGCGGCCCTCCCGTCGAGGTGCGCGGGTCCGCGAAGCTGCCGCCGGTCCTCATGCTGCAGGCGCGCGACGACGCGGCGACGCCGTACGCGGGGGCGCTGCGGATGCGGCGGCTCTTCCCGACGGCGAGGCTGGTGATGGACAAGGGCGGCAACCACGGCGTGTCGCTGGCCGGCAACCAGTGCGTGGACCGGCATCTGGCCGCCTACCTGCTCGACGGCACGCTGCCGCGGCGCGACGCGGTGTGCGAGGCGCTGCCCCAGCCGAGCCCGGCCGAGCGGATGGCGGCCCGGCGCGTCCCGGCGGCGGCGGGGCCCGGCGTGGGCGAGCTTCTGGGCGTTCTCGGCCTGCTGAGGCTGCCACACCTGAATTGA
- a CDS encoding GNAT family N-acetyltransferase — protein sequence MLRTSASRVLDDSDRDEVLALLDTDPVANVFVSSRVRAVGLNPARLGGQMWGFGPRGALVSLCYAGANMVPVNAGPEAIHAFADRARRQGRRCSSIVGPADAVSLLWERLEPHWGRARAIRWAQPVMAISRKPPVPADPWVRRVRPEEFDILLPACVAMFTEEVGVSPNLGDGGALYRTRVAELIRIGRSYARIENGRVVFKAEVGAVTPQACQIQGVWVDPELRGRGHAVAGMAAVVEAARECFAPVVSLYVNDYNRSARAVYKKVGFTEVDTFMSVLF from the coding sequence ATGCTGCGTACCTCGGCGTCGCGCGTGCTGGACGACAGCGACCGGGACGAAGTCCTCGCCCTGCTGGACACCGATCCGGTCGCCAACGTCTTCGTCTCCTCCCGGGTGCGGGCCGTCGGACTCAATCCGGCGCGGCTCGGCGGGCAGATGTGGGGGTTCGGGCCGCGCGGAGCCCTCGTCTCGCTCTGTTACGCCGGAGCCAACATGGTGCCGGTCAACGCCGGGCCGGAGGCGATCCACGCCTTCGCCGACCGTGCCCGCAGGCAGGGGCGGCGCTGCTCGTCCATCGTCGGCCCGGCCGACGCCGTGTCGCTGCTGTGGGAGCGGCTGGAGCCGCACTGGGGGCGGGCGCGGGCCATCCGCTGGGCGCAGCCGGTCATGGCGATCTCGCGCAAGCCGCCGGTGCCCGCCGACCCGTGGGTGCGCCGGGTGCGGCCGGAGGAGTTCGACATCCTGCTGCCGGCGTGCGTGGCCATGTTCACCGAGGAGGTCGGCGTCTCGCCCAACCTCGGCGACGGCGGCGCGCTCTACCGCACGCGGGTCGCCGAGCTGATCAGGATCGGCCGCTCCTACGCGCGCATCGAGAACGGCCGGGTCGTCTTCAAGGCCGAGGTGGGCGCGGTCACGCCGCAGGCGTGCCAGATCCAGGGCGTGTGGGTGGACCCGGAGCTGCGCGGGCGCGGGCACGCGGTGGCCGGCATGGCGGCGGTCGTGGAGGCGGCCAGGGAGTGCTTCGCCCCCGTCGTCAGCCTCTACGTCAACGACTACAACCGCTCGGCCCGCGCGGTCTACAAGAAGGTGGGCTTCACCGAGGTCGACACCTTCATGTCGGTGCTTTTCTGA
- a CDS encoding DUF3037 domain-containing protein, with translation MSRDVYEYAVIRVIPRIERGEQINVGVLLYCQPRGYLCARVELDAARLRALDPSADVSAVRRALTAYELACGEQPGPLAAEPLGGRFRWLTAPRSTIVQSGPVHAGLTADPDTELARLFDKLVRV, from the coding sequence GTGAGCAGGGACGTCTACGAGTACGCGGTGATCCGCGTCATTCCGAGGATCGAACGGGGCGAGCAGATCAACGTGGGCGTGCTGCTCTACTGCCAGCCGCGCGGCTACCTGTGCGCCCGGGTCGAGCTGGACGCGGCCCGGCTGCGGGCGCTCGACCCGTCGGCCGACGTCTCCGCGGTGCGCCGGGCGCTCACCGCGTACGAGCTGGCCTGCGGCGAGCAGCCGGGCCCGCTCGCGGCCGAGCCGCTGGGCGGCAGGTTCCGCTGGCTCACCGCGCCCCGCAGCACGATCGTGCAGTCCGGCCCCGTGCACGCGGGCCTCACCGCCGACCCGGACACCGAGCTGGCCCGCCTGTTCGACAAGCTGGTGCGCGTCTAG
- a CDS encoding HipA family kinase, whose translation MLDRIAATRYVTPLREGGSLPGVVEADDLGTYVVKFREAGQGRRVLVAEIIAGELARRLGLRTPDLKLVDIDPQLGAREPDEEVQDLLKASAGLNLAVDFLPGALGFEPLAWVADPVFAARVVWFDGLIHNIDRSWRNPNLLIWHRDTWLIDHGASLWFHHNWPTADPQRPFDAAEHVLAPYAGDVAAAGAHLAARITRELLETVTALVPDEWLAGEPGFDGPGAVRDAYVEHLLARAHGPGGWLVRGERREQRSGPGSVGEFWRGGGR comes from the coding sequence GTGCTGGATAGGATCGCAGCCACGCGTTACGTCACCCCGCTGCGGGAGGGCGGCTCGCTGCCCGGCGTCGTCGAGGCCGACGACCTGGGCACCTACGTCGTCAAGTTCCGCGAGGCGGGGCAGGGCCGGCGGGTGCTGGTCGCCGAGATCATCGCCGGCGAGCTGGCCCGCAGGCTGGGGCTGCGCACCCCTGACCTCAAGCTCGTCGACATCGACCCGCAGCTCGGCGCCCGCGAGCCCGACGAGGAGGTCCAGGACCTCCTCAAGGCCAGCGCCGGGCTCAACCTGGCGGTCGACTTCCTGCCGGGCGCGCTCGGGTTCGAGCCGCTGGCGTGGGTGGCCGATCCGGTGTTCGCGGCCCGGGTGGTGTGGTTCGACGGCCTCATCCACAACATCGACCGGAGCTGGCGCAACCCCAACCTGCTGATCTGGCACCGCGACACCTGGCTGATCGACCACGGCGCGTCCCTGTGGTTCCACCACAACTGGCCGACCGCCGATCCGCAACGGCCGTTCGACGCCGCCGAGCACGTGCTGGCCCCCTACGCCGGCGACGTCGCCGCCGCGGGCGCCCACCTGGCCGCCAGGATCACCCGCGAGCTGCTGGAGACCGTGACGGCGCTGGTGCCCGACGAGTGGCTGGCCGGCGAGCCGGGCTTCGACGGGCCCGGGGCGGTGCGGGACGCGTACGTCGAGCATCTGCTGGCCCGCGCCCACGGGCCGGGCGGGTGGCTGGTGCGCGGCGAGCGGCGGGAGCAGCGTTCCGGGCCGGGTTCGGTCGGCGAGTTCTGGCGGGGAGGCGGCCGGTGA
- a CDS encoding TIGR03619 family F420-dependent LLM class oxidoreductase, which translates to MNDAAAMKIWLAASFVDTGQFTELARAAERCGFDTLTLSDHLFYADFDTPYPYSRSGRPRWNAATHWPDVWVTIGAMAAVTGTLRFSPNVYIAPARDLFTVAKQVSTAAVLSGGRVTFGVGVGWCKEEFTGTGQDFHTRGRRLDAMLPVLRALWAGERVTLDGLPELSISPVPAAPVPVYVGGDSEAALRRAARLGDGWIGNRIYTEDELDPVLATLRRLLAENGRDGEPFDVIAPLAELPDAGTYRRYAAKGVTGTLAAPWWLATPEEKARHGEGTLELKLAAMERFAEEVIAKL; encoded by the coding sequence ATGAACGACGCAGCCGCGATGAAGATCTGGCTGGCCGCCTCCTTCGTCGACACCGGCCAGTTCACCGAGCTGGCGCGGGCCGCGGAACGCTGCGGGTTCGACACGCTGACGCTCTCCGACCACCTGTTCTACGCCGACTTCGACACGCCCTACCCGTACTCGCGGTCGGGCCGGCCCCGCTGGAACGCCGCCACGCACTGGCCGGACGTGTGGGTGACGATCGGGGCGATGGCCGCGGTCACCGGCACGCTGCGCTTCTCCCCCAACGTCTACATCGCGCCCGCCCGCGACCTGTTCACCGTGGCCAAGCAGGTGTCCACGGCGGCGGTGCTGTCGGGCGGCCGGGTGACGTTCGGGGTCGGGGTGGGCTGGTGCAAGGAGGAGTTCACCGGCACCGGGCAGGACTTCCACACGCGCGGCCGGCGCCTGGACGCCATGCTGCCGGTGCTGCGGGCGCTGTGGGCGGGCGAGCGCGTCACGCTCGACGGCCTGCCGGAGCTGTCGATCTCGCCGGTCCCGGCCGCTCCCGTCCCCGTGTACGTCGGCGGCGACAGCGAGGCCGCCCTGCGCCGCGCCGCCCGGCTCGGCGACGGCTGGATCGGCAACCGCATCTACACCGAGGACGAGCTCGACCCGGTGCTCGCCACCCTGCGCCGGCTGCTGGCCGAGAACGGCAGGGACGGCGAGCCGTTCGACGTCATCGCGCCCCTGGCCGAGCTGCCCGACGCCGGGACCTACCGCCGCTACGCCGCCAAGGGCGTGACCGGCACGCTGGCCGCCCCCTGGTGGCTCGCCACGCCGGAGGAGAAGGCCAGGCACGGCGAGGGCACGCTGGAGCTCAAGCTCGCGGCCATGGAGCGCTTCGCCGAGGAGGTCATCGCCAAGCTCTGA